One genomic region from Rothia dentocariosa ATCC 17931 encodes:
- the sepH gene encoding septation protein SepH — protein sequence MNLEVLMLELRLIGVHDDGENLVLESADGTRFLLPIDANLRTSITKARRIQPLRGRGTKGSFGPRDIQTRFRQGASVEEIAEESGWEPERVRRYEWPIVAERSHIIRAAQNVKVGRRDSASGIGQIPVTLAARIAEIAHQHGFEDATQDWETRQKENGQWRVEADFALSDEARSHLPEKVRFPARWTYNPANQGLYASNEAAYFLMGSPAAVAAAAKKTSLDGEDEEHEEHPEATAPVQQRLVTTHTTPVHVNAPTSSLKGESRDERKLNELLERARSVRPVTPVVEEPEVYEPEPDTPQSVEPVDEHDNDDSVASKPEHAHHTPEPKGEHHQNNRDGNKTSSSKKQRRSIPAWDDILFGGRK from the coding sequence ATGAATTTGGAGGTTCTTATGCTTGAATTGCGTCTGATTGGCGTACATGATGACGGTGAAAATCTGGTGCTTGAGTCTGCTGACGGCACTAGGTTTCTCCTTCCAATTGACGCGAATCTGCGCACAAGCATCACTAAGGCACGACGCATCCAGCCGCTTCGCGGGCGAGGTACTAAGGGGTCTTTCGGTCCGCGTGATATTCAAACTCGCTTCCGACAGGGTGCAAGCGTAGAAGAAATTGCTGAAGAATCCGGTTGGGAACCGGAACGCGTGCGCAGGTACGAGTGGCCTATCGTGGCGGAGCGCTCGCACATTATTCGCGCCGCTCAAAACGTGAAAGTGGGACGGCGTGATTCAGCCTCTGGCATAGGGCAAATTCCTGTCACCCTTGCGGCTCGTATCGCCGAGATTGCGCACCAGCACGGTTTTGAGGATGCCACCCAGGATTGGGAAACTCGGCAGAAAGAAAACGGGCAGTGGCGAGTCGAAGCCGACTTTGCGCTCTCCGATGAGGCACGCTCCCACCTGCCTGAAAAGGTACGGTTCCCCGCTCGTTGGACTTACAACCCGGCTAATCAAGGGCTGTACGCATCAAATGAGGCAGCATACTTCCTGATGGGAAGCCCGGCTGCGGTGGCAGCTGCGGCTAAGAAAACTTCTTTGGATGGCGAAGATGAAGAGCACGAAGAACATCCTGAGGCAACCGCCCCGGTGCAGCAGCGGCTTGTGACTACTCATACGACTCCGGTACACGTTAATGCGCCTACCTCTTCTTTGAAGGGCGAAAGCCGTGACGAACGTAAACTCAATGAGCTTCTCGAACGCGCCCGCTCGGTACGCCCGGTTACTCCCGTGGTGGAAGAGCCGGAAGTGTATGAGCCTGAGCCGGATACCCCGCAGTCAGTTGAACCCGTTGATGAGCATGACAACGACGACTCTGTGGCTTCAAAGCCCGAGCATGCTCATCACACTCCGGAGCCCAAGGGCGAGCATCACCAAAACAATCGTGATGGGAACAAGACCAGTTCTTCGAAGAAGCAGCGCCGAAGCATTCCTGCATGGGATGATATCCTTTTCGGCGGGCGTAAATAG
- a CDS encoding DNA gyrase/topoisomerase IV subunit A has protein sequence MARRSKSAVEDYPVDIVENIVDIDVSAEMESSFLEYSYSVIYSRALPDARDGLKPVQRRILYMMQQMGLRPDKGHVKSARVTGEVMGKLHPHGDAAIYDAMVRLAQSFAMRLPLVDGHGNFGSLDDGPAAARYTEARMAPAATALTADLDEDVVDFVPNYDNQFMQPGVLPAAFPNLLVNGTTGIAVGMATNMAPHNLREVIAGTRHLIAHPDATLKEIMKFIPGPDLPSGGTIVGLSGIKDAYESGRGTFKTRAKVSIEQVTPRKQGIVVTELPYMVGPEKVIEKIKDGVNAKKLTGISDVVDLTDRKHGLRLVIEIKNGFNPQAVLASLYKHTPLEDSFGINNVALVNGQPQTLGLLDLLRVYIDHRLSVVRRRTEFRLGKHKDRLHLVDGLLIAIVDIDEVIEIIRSSDETAQAREKLMAVFDLTEVQANYILELRLRQLTKYSRIELEAERDKLRQEIAELERILGSDSALRELVSDELAEVAEKYGNDRRTVLKTKDDMQSAIEAVSNGASKAKKSLGLALEIADEPCWVLLTASGILGRTVGKPMREALVDPGKRIKHDVFTSIVPTTARGEIGAVTSTGRMVRLSVMDLVVFDDSSGTPVLTTGVKATEVVALAKGEKLVGLVPLNEVLALATANGVIKRVNPEYPLNQTEWDVIKLKPKDTVIAATVCSSDDNALTLVTQEAKLLTFDAAKVRPQGRAGGGIAGIKLGAQDAVIALGVTAPGSAAEVVTVTNGQDGMASAKVTPLAEYPQKGRATGGVRAHRFLTGESKLALAWVGVGPAKAGTPGGVARSLPTEHGSRDGSGVPLTQAIGAVGPNYAAITEQAKMASDGEKLF, from the coding sequence ATGGCACGCCGCAGCAAGTCCGCCGTTGAAGATTACCCGGTTGATATTGTCGAAAATATTGTCGATATTGATGTCTCTGCCGAGATGGAATCCAGCTTTTTGGAGTACTCCTACTCGGTTATTTATTCGCGTGCTCTGCCGGATGCGCGTGACGGGCTGAAACCGGTGCAGCGGCGCATCCTCTACATGATGCAGCAGATGGGGCTGCGCCCGGATAAGGGGCATGTGAAGAGCGCCCGCGTGACCGGCGAGGTCATGGGTAAGCTGCACCCGCACGGTGATGCCGCTATTTACGATGCGATGGTGCGTTTGGCGCAGTCTTTTGCGATGCGCCTGCCATTGGTGGATGGGCACGGTAACTTTGGTTCGCTAGACGACGGCCCGGCGGCTGCCCGCTATACGGAGGCACGCATGGCTCCCGCAGCGACGGCGCTGACTGCGGATCTTGACGAAGACGTTGTTGATTTTGTGCCGAACTACGATAACCAGTTCATGCAGCCGGGCGTGCTGCCAGCAGCGTTCCCTAACCTATTGGTCAATGGTACAACCGGCATCGCGGTGGGTATGGCAACGAACATGGCTCCGCATAACCTGCGCGAGGTTATTGCGGGTACGCGACATTTGATTGCGCATCCTGATGCCACGCTCAAAGAGATTATGAAGTTCATTCCCGGCCCCGATCTGCCCAGCGGCGGCACGATTGTCGGATTGAGCGGCATTAAGGATGCCTACGAAAGCGGGCGCGGCACATTCAAGACCCGTGCCAAGGTCTCTATTGAGCAGGTGACCCCCCGTAAACAGGGCATTGTGGTGACTGAACTGCCGTATATGGTGGGCCCCGAAAAGGTTATTGAAAAGATCAAGGACGGCGTTAACGCCAAGAAACTGACCGGTATTTCTGATGTGGTCGATTTGACCGACCGCAAACACGGGCTGCGCCTTGTTATTGAAATTAAGAACGGTTTTAATCCGCAGGCTGTGCTGGCCTCGCTGTATAAGCACACGCCGTTGGAGGATTCTTTCGGCATTAATAATGTGGCGCTGGTGAATGGTCAACCGCAGACCTTGGGACTGCTTGATCTTCTGCGGGTGTATATTGATCATCGTCTGTCGGTGGTGCGCCGCCGCACCGAATTCCGTCTGGGTAAGCATAAGGACCGTCTGCATTTGGTGGATGGTCTGTTGATTGCCATTGTCGATATTGACGAAGTTATTGAGATTATTCGGTCTTCGGATGAAACCGCGCAGGCTCGTGAGAAGTTGATGGCGGTCTTCGATCTGACGGAGGTTCAGGCGAACTATATTCTTGAGTTGCGTCTGCGCCAGCTTACAAAGTATTCCCGCATTGAGCTTGAGGCTGAGCGTGATAAGTTACGCCAGGAGATCGCTGAGCTGGAACGTATTTTGGGTTCCGATTCTGCGCTGCGTGAGCTGGTATCTGACGAGCTTGCCGAGGTTGCCGAGAAGTACGGTAACGATCGCCGTACCGTTTTGAAGACGAAAGACGATATGCAGTCTGCGATTGAGGCTGTCTCAAACGGGGCCTCAAAGGCGAAGAAGAGCCTCGGGTTGGCGCTTGAAATTGCCGATGAGCCCTGTTGGGTGCTGCTGACAGCTTCCGGCATACTGGGGCGCACGGTGGGTAAACCAATGCGTGAGGCTCTAGTTGATCCGGGCAAACGCATTAAACATGACGTCTTCACCTCTATTGTTCCCACGACGGCGCGGGGCGAGATTGGTGCGGTGACCTCTACAGGTCGCATGGTGCGCCTTTCGGTCATGGATTTGGTGGTGTTCGATGATTCTTCGGGAACTCCTGTATTGACTACGGGCGTCAAAGCTACCGAGGTTGTTGCCTTGGCAAAGGGTGAGAAGCTGGTGGGGCTTGTGCCGTTGAATGAGGTACTTGCGCTGGCAACGGCGAACGGCGTGATTAAGCGCGTGAACCCGGAGTATCCGCTGAACCAGACGGAGTGGGACGTTATCAAGCTCAAGCCGAAGGATACGGTCATTGCCGCAACCGTGTGCTCTTCCGACGATAATGCCCTAACGTTAGTCACCCAGGAGGCGAAACTTCTGACCTTCGATGCGGCTAAGGTTCGTCCACAAGGCCGCGCGGGCGGCGGTATCGCCGGTATTAAGCTGGGCGCGCAGGATGCGGTAATTGCACTCGGCGTGACCGCCCCGGGTTCTGCCGCCGAAGTTGTGACCGTTACGAACGGGCAGGACGGTATGGCGAGTGCGAAGGTCACTCCCCTAGCGGAGTACCCGCAGAAAGGCCGCGCGACTGGTGGCGTGCGGGCGCATCGTTTCTTAACGGGAGAGTCGAAGCTGGCACTGGCGTGGGTTGGCGTTGGCCCCGCAAAGGCTGGCACGCCGGGCGGTGTGGCGCGTTCCCTGCCGACCGAGCACGGTTCACGTGACGGCTCAGGTGTGCCCCTTACCCAGGCGATCGGCGCGGTAGGCCCTAACTATGCGGCTATCACTGAGCAAGCAAAAATGGCGTCTGACGGGGAAAAGTTGTTCTAG
- a CDS encoding DUF4193 domain-containing protein encodes MATDYDAPRKQDDEQNEESYEELNAHRSEMQSGAVDEDENTAAESFELPGADLSNEELNVVVLPAQEDEFTCASCFLVRHRSQIAREEDGLLYCVECEG; translated from the coding sequence TTGGCAACTGATTACGATGCACCCCGCAAGCAGGATGACGAACAGAACGAAGAATCCTACGAAGAGCTGAACGCGCACCGTTCGGAGATGCAGTCCGGGGCGGTGGATGAGGATGAGAATACTGCGGCAGAAAGTTTTGAGCTGCCCGGTGCAGATCTCTCCAATGAAGAGCTCAACGTAGTGGTTCTGCCCGCACAGGAAGACGAATTCACCTGCGCATCCTGCTTCCTGGTTCGTCACCGCTCGCAGATTGCGCGTGAAGAAGACGGTCTGTTGTACTGCGTAGAATGCGAAGGATAA
- a CDS encoding DUF5998 family protein, translated as MTATAYDPREKLTADIERAGFYPDLVRDIVDEALAGLEPESHFVQVETHFSHNNLHRHITVLVVSGSLLILAHLDDQHLEEEGQQTVAHVGVEAVKLSSLRAVTISYGYDNPQAYKPGTVPTELSMQIAWTGSLHLELAPATCPDPHCTADHGYSGDASREDLALRVSATADGPEAILQAQQFARALHRAHIQVSESR; from the coding sequence ATGACAGCGACCGCATATGATCCGCGGGAAAAGCTCACGGCCGATATCGAGCGTGCAGGTTTCTACCCAGATCTAGTGCGTGACATTGTTGATGAAGCCCTTGCCGGTTTAGAACCAGAATCCCATTTTGTGCAGGTTGAAACGCATTTCAGCCATAATAATTTGCATCGCCATATCACGGTTTTAGTTGTTAGTGGATCTTTGTTGATTCTGGCCCATTTAGACGACCAACATCTTGAAGAAGAAGGGCAGCAGACCGTAGCGCATGTGGGCGTTGAAGCGGTTAAGCTGAGTTCTTTGCGCGCCGTCACTATTAGTTACGGGTACGATAATCCGCAGGCATATAAGCCCGGAACGGTCCCCACCGAACTTTCGATGCAGATAGCATGGACGGGTTCGCTGCACCTGGAACTGGCACCCGCTACCTGCCCCGATCCGCACTGCACCGCAGATCACGGGTATAGTGGTGACGCCAGCCGAGAAGATTTAGCATTGCGCGTCTCGGCAACAGCGGACGGTCCCGAAGCTATCCTTCAAGCGCAGCAGTTCGCCCGCGCCCTACACCGCGCACATATTCAGGTAAGCGAAAGCCGCTGA
- a CDS encoding GNAT family N-acetyltransferase, with product MRITPLTISDVPILRGIARDTFTETFSEANKAEDMDRYLAENFSEDQLARELSNPNSFFYVAEVNGHVVGYLKLNTAHAQTEPQAADALEIERIYVLSNYHGNGVGQALYHHAMSVAEDRKASYVWLGVWEHNHRALRFYEKNGFTAFGTHIFQLGNDQQTDILMKKSVAA from the coding sequence GTGAGGATTACTCCCCTCACTATCAGCGATGTTCCGATTTTGCGCGGCATTGCTCGTGATACGTTTACCGAAACATTTTCAGAGGCAAACAAAGCCGAAGATATGGACCGCTACCTTGCGGAGAACTTCTCAGAAGATCAGCTCGCCCGGGAACTCAGCAACCCTAATTCATTCTTCTACGTTGCCGAGGTAAACGGGCACGTCGTGGGTTACCTCAAGCTCAATACTGCACACGCACAAACCGAACCGCAGGCGGCGGACGCGCTCGAAATTGAGCGTATCTACGTGCTGAGCAACTATCACGGAAACGGTGTTGGGCAGGCCCTCTACCATCACGCCATGAGCGTGGCAGAAGACCGAAAGGCAAGCTATGTGTGGCTAGGGGTGTGGGAGCATAATCATCGAGCCCTGCGTTTCTACGAGAAAAACGGGTTCACCGCCTTCGGTACGCATATTTTTCAGCTGGGTAACGATCAGCAGACGGATATCCTGATGAAGAAATCTGTTGCCGCCTAA
- a CDS encoding alkaline phosphatase family protein, with product MSEYLDYAGNPVPPPPAYGSNSVADVFESAASLVAQRSLPRAQHPLDDEPGFSLDADPLNLAQRLTEVGADPNGFRNICLIMVDGLGEQLLQSYGSYAPYLKKTVSLGALDAAFPTTTAASLGSLGTASAPGAHGIAGYEVRNPTTNTVMNHLSGWDKNVDPHAWQPLPTVFERYCTDRRVVTISLEKYRGSGLTEANLRGGEFVGAADYNARITYACELLASRTPTLIYLYWGELDQAGHRYGAGSDEWLEQLEELNLALRRLAERSPAWAGIFLTADHGMVNVPQENRIDYSATKELLENVAMTAGEPRVVQLYLHDTSPDARRQSAQCWVRHWGEHAWVLDSHDLYERGYYGTVIRDAARERIGDLIVCARDNYALYDMRRQKERALAMVGQHGSLTDAERLIPLRYLPTS from the coding sequence ATGTCTGAATACCTCGATTACGCTGGAAACCCGGTGCCCCCGCCACCCGCCTATGGAAGTAACAGCGTGGCAGATGTTTTCGAATCGGCAGCATCATTGGTAGCGCAGAGAAGCTTACCGCGTGCTCAGCATCCGTTGGATGATGAACCAGGTTTCAGCCTGGACGCAGACCCGCTCAACCTGGCACAACGACTAACTGAAGTTGGGGCTGACCCAAACGGATTCCGTAATATCTGCCTGATCATGGTCGATGGTCTGGGAGAACAACTGCTGCAAAGCTACGGATCTTATGCGCCTTATCTAAAAAAAACAGTCTCTTTAGGGGCATTGGATGCTGCATTCCCCACCACGACTGCAGCTTCGCTAGGCTCGTTGGGCACCGCCTCCGCGCCGGGGGCTCATGGGATTGCTGGCTACGAGGTTCGCAACCCCACGACGAATACCGTGATGAACCATCTTTCGGGGTGGGATAAGAACGTTGATCCGCACGCCTGGCAACCCCTGCCCACCGTTTTCGAGCGGTACTGTACCGATAGGCGCGTGGTGACGATTTCACTGGAGAAATACCGGGGGAGCGGGCTCACCGAAGCAAACTTGCGCGGTGGCGAGTTTGTGGGCGCAGCCGACTATAACGCTCGTATCACTTATGCCTGCGAACTTCTGGCCTCGCGCACACCGACCTTGATATACCTTTACTGGGGAGAGCTTGACCAAGCGGGGCATCGCTACGGTGCGGGAAGTGACGAATGGCTTGAACAACTTGAAGAACTTAATCTGGCATTGCGTCGCCTTGCCGAACGTTCCCCGGCGTGGGCTGGTATTTTCCTCACGGCCGATCACGGCATGGTAAATGTTCCGCAGGAAAACCGCATCGACTATTCGGCGACCAAAGAACTTCTGGAAAATGTTGCTATGACGGCGGGGGAACCGCGAGTAGTACAGCTCTATCTGCACGATACTTCACCGGATGCCCGTCGCCAGAGCGCACAATGTTGGGTTCGGCACTGGGGCGAGCACGCTTGGGTGCTAGACTCGCATGACCTGTATGAGCGGGGCTACTACGGCACGGTAATTCGTGATGCAGCGCGAGAACGAATTGGCGATCTGATCGTTTGCGCTCGTGATAATTATGCGCTCTACGATATGCGCCGCCAGAAGGAACGCGCCCTTGCCATGGTGGGGCAGCATGGCTCGCTGACCGATGCGGAGCGTCTTATTCCTCTGCGGTATCTGCCGACCTCCTAA
- a CDS encoding tetratricopeptide repeat protein, whose protein sequence is MATPDKPLEQMTAQERFELGRSRYNEGKISEAIEVWSNITRDDNPKAYAWAQLNLGLAYESPGELDQVIAAWSKVRHSDDPKAYAWAQLGLGNAYKDQGKLDEAITTWSNIHHNDDPQAYAWAQLGLGNAYKDQGKLDEAITTWSNIHHNDDPQAYASAQLGLGNAYHDQGKLDEAITTWSNIHHNDNPQAYAGAQRNLGNAYHDQGKLDEAIAAWSKVRHSDDPQAYASAQLGLGNAYKDQGKLDEAITTWSNIHHNDNPQAYAWAQLGLGVAYHDQGEPEQAIAAWSKVRHSDDPKAYAWAQYSLGVAYHDQGEPEQAIAAWSKVRHSDDPKAYAWAQYSLGFVYKDQNKPEKAIDTWLKVDSNHSLEAYVEAQLGLGEVYSLDKEKEEQAHEAYDNASGFSYYKSERGFKILNCPLALREDLHSLAKNTDEILKSLQIIPEFESKVAHYSRALTAFKLFECKKNEQKPSKFRLNTIRGVNDPTEGLVLSDYWDQQGIPETIHTNDTATFVSCFTFNHDSLNQFRLYGKENGREATGVSLVFNKEFFSEHSGALKYIAGASSDPSNKSGEAGKPENDNKRLLIDKSTLYRCIYLDPETGYWTLAQRDKSTFYREHNEDANSKEKWEKYYESISIKEENVEKNLFNEEDNSNKSISLILKSIFTDEDHSYNKCNKDEKQKILEAVRFILLPLQYLVKHIAFQEEQECRIMYITHLHDEKIRHDWEKQWMYVEYEEPVLPRIDKIYLSPGSAKYQDFFRILLDQKEDDGLDQKEDVKESKVRISQNPFRNKG, encoded by the coding sequence GTGGCAACACCGGATAAGCCTCTAGAACAGATGACTGCACAAGAACGGTTTGAACTTGGAAGAAGCCGCTACAATGAGGGTAAAATTTCTGAGGCTATCGAAGTATGGTCAAACATCACCCGTGATGACAACCCCAAAGCCTACGCATGGGCACAGCTCAACCTTGGGCTTGCCTATGAAAGCCCAGGCGAGTTGGATCAGGTCATCGCAGCCTGGTCAAAGGTTCGCCACAGCGACGATCCCAAAGCCTACGCATGGGCACAGCTAGGCCTCGGGAACGCCTATAAAGACCAAGGCAAGTTGGATGAAGCCATCACCACCTGGTCAAACATCCACCACAACGACGACCCCCAAGCCTACGCATGGGCACAGCTAGGCCTCGGGAACGCCTATAAAGACCAAGGCAAGTTGGATGAAGCCATCACCACCTGGTCAAACATCCACCACAACGACGACCCCCAAGCCTACGCAAGCGCACAGCTAGGCCTCGGGAACGCCTATCACGACCAAGGCAAGTTGGATGAAGCCATCACCACCTGGTCAAACATCCACCACAACGATAATCCCCAAGCCTACGCAGGAGCACAGCGCAACCTCGGGAACGCCTATCACGACCAAGGCAAGTTGGATGAAGCCATCGCAGCCTGGTCAAAGGTTCGCCACAGCGACGATCCCCAAGCCTACGCAAGCGCACAGCTAGGCCTCGGGAACGCCTATAAAGACCAAGGCAAGTTGGATGAAGCCATCACCACCTGGTCAAACATCCACCACAACGATAATCCCCAAGCCTACGCATGGGCACAGCTAGGCCTCGGAGTCGCCTATCACGACCAAGGCGAGCCGGAGCAGGCCATCGCAGCCTGGTCAAAGGTTCGCCACAGCGACGATCCCAAAGCCTACGCATGGGCACAGTACAGCCTCGGAGTCGCCTATCACGACCAAGGCGAGCCGGAGCAGGCCATCGCAGCCTGGTCAAAGGTTCGCCACAGCGACGATCCCAAAGCCTACGCATGGGCACAGTACAGCCTCGGATTCGTCTATAAAGACCAGAACAAACCGGAAAAGGCCATTGATACCTGGTTAAAAGTTGACTCCAACCACAGCCTTGAAGCCTATGTCGAAGCACAACTTGGTCTTGGGGAGGTTTACTCACTAGATAAAGAAAAAGAGGAACAAGCACACGAAGCGTACGATAATGCGAGTGGCTTCTCCTACTATAAGTCTGAACGCGGATTCAAAATTCTTAATTGCCCTCTGGCACTAAGGGAAGATCTTCATAGTTTAGCTAAAAATACTGATGAAATCCTAAAGTCTCTTCAGATAATCCCAGAATTTGAGTCGAAGGTTGCACACTATAGTCGAGCGTTAACAGCTTTTAAACTATTTGAATGTAAGAAAAATGAGCAGAAGCCATCAAAGTTCCGACTCAATACTATTCGTGGCGTCAATGACCCAACGGAAGGTCTAGTTCTAAGTGATTATTGGGACCAGCAAGGTATTCCAGAAACCATACATACAAACGATACCGCAACTTTCGTTAGTTGTTTCACTTTTAATCATGACAGTCTTAACCAGTTTCGCCTCTATGGAAAAGAGAATGGTCGAGAAGCAACAGGCGTTAGCTTGGTATTCAACAAAGAGTTTTTTAGCGAGCACTCAGGCGCACTAAAGTATATAGCCGGTGCCTCATCGGATCCATCTAATAAGTCTGGCGAAGCAGGGAAACCAGAGAACGATAATAAGAGATTATTAATAGACAAATCTACACTCTACCGGTGCATTTACCTGGACCCTGAGACCGGGTATTGGACTCTGGCTCAACGAGACAAATCCACTTTCTATCGCGAACACAATGAAGACGCAAATTCGAAAGAAAAATGGGAAAAATATTATGAATCAATTTCAATAAAAGAGGAAAATGTTGAAAAAAACTTATTTAACGAAGAAGATAATAGCAATAAATCTATCTCACTCATACTTAAATCAATATTTACAGATGAAGATCACTCATACAATAAGTGCAATAAAGACGAAAAACAGAAAATTCTTGAAGCCGTCCGTTTTATCCTTCTCCCCTTGCAGTACCTGGTGAAACATATTGCATTTCAAGAGGAACAGGAATGTCGGATAATGTACATTACTCATCTTCACGATGAGAAAATCCGTCATGATTGGGAAAAACAGTGGATGTACGTCGAGTATGAGGAGCCTGTACTGCCACGTATCGATAAAATCTATCTCTCCCCCGGCTCGGCAAAGTACCAAGATTTCTTCCGCATCCTGCTAGATCAAAAAGAAGATGATGGTCTTGACCAAAAAGAAGACGTCAAGGAGAGCAAGGTTCGCATCTCTCAAAACCCATTTAGAAACAAGGGGTAA
- a CDS encoding tetratricopeptide repeat protein produces the protein MTEAENPLEQMTVQERLNLSKEHYKAGAFDKAIDVLSTISADENPQAYATAQNNLGIVYRDQGKVEQAVEAWNRIPKDVPELYAKAHNNLASAYIKQGETDKALEAWKNIPSAAPKQYAMAQFNLGVTYAQQNNVDEAIEAYQRVPKDVTNLYAHAQYNLGATYTQQGKMDEAAEAYKNVPDAAPAKYAKALNNLGVLYEGQGKAEQASEAYQQVPSTVPDQYAMALNNLGVTYYNQGKTEQALELWETVSADIPEQYATAQMNLGMVYDSQGKLEQAITAWERVPESLPERYASAQYNIGTSYVEQGKPTKAVEAWERIPASASEPYAVAQYNTGLIYEEQGNIDDALVAWERVPKDASEHFYKAQFNIGGAYYKLGETDEAVAVWKNIPESASEQYEMAQTNLSIIAENQEKAKDSGETEQQDGSAKNQEKPSEQKKQNNG, from the coding sequence GTGACCGAAGCAGAGAACCCGTTAGAGCAGATGACCGTGCAGGAGCGTCTTAACCTGAGCAAGGAGCACTACAAAGCTGGTGCTTTCGATAAAGCTATCGACGTGCTGAGCACGATTTCTGCCGACGAGAACCCGCAAGCCTACGCAACAGCCCAAAACAATCTCGGTATCGTTTACCGAGACCAGGGCAAAGTAGAGCAGGCGGTCGAAGCCTGGAACCGCATTCCCAAAGATGTTCCCGAACTATACGCCAAGGCGCACAACAACCTTGCCTCTGCCTATATTAAACAGGGCGAAACTGATAAGGCTCTTGAAGCGTGGAAGAATATTCCCTCTGCTGCCCCAAAGCAGTACGCGATGGCGCAGTTCAACCTGGGCGTAACCTACGCACAGCAAAACAACGTTGATGAAGCTATTGAAGCTTACCAGCGTGTTCCCAAGGATGTCACTAATCTTTATGCGCACGCGCAATACAACCTGGGTGCCACCTACACACAGCAGGGTAAAATGGACGAGGCCGCTGAAGCCTACAAGAACGTTCCCGATGCAGCCCCCGCAAAATACGCGAAAGCTCTCAACAACCTGGGCGTGCTCTACGAAGGGCAGGGTAAAGCCGAACAGGCATCTGAAGCCTACCAGCAGGTACCCAGCACCGTTCCTGACCAGTACGCGATGGCTCTCAACAACTTGGGCGTAACCTATTACAACCAAGGCAAGACAGAGCAGGCTCTCGAACTTTGGGAGACCGTTTCTGCCGATATTCCCGAACAATACGCGACCGCGCAGATGAATCTGGGCATGGTGTACGACAGCCAAGGAAAGCTAGAACAGGCTATTACCGCGTGGGAGCGTGTACCCGAGAGCTTACCGGAACGCTACGCTTCGGCACAGTACAATATCGGTACTTCCTATGTGGAGCAGGGCAAACCGACGAAAGCAGTCGAGGCTTGGGAACGTATTCCTGCCAGCGCCTCTGAGCCCTACGCGGTAGCCCAATATAATACCGGACTTATCTACGAAGAACAGGGCAATATTGACGATGCTCTAGTGGCGTGGGAACGTGTTCCCAAGGATGCTTCTGAGCACTTCTACAAGGCCCAATTCAATATTGGTGGTGCCTACTACAAACTGGGTGAAACGGACGAGGCAGTTGCTGTCTGGAAGAATATTCCCGAGTCTGCTTCGGAGCAGTACGAGATGGCACAAACCAACCTGAGTATCATCGCCGAGAACCAGGAAAAAGCCAAGGATAGCGGCGAAACCGAGCAGCAGGACGGGAGCGCCAAGAACCAAGAAAAACCCTCTGAGCAGAAGAAGCAGAATAACGGGTAA
- a CDS encoding tetratricopeptide repeat protein — MVDQPHAEMQRYAQEQVDLGAQYYEQGLLDQACEAWEKVPESVPDQYAIAHVNIGIVYDGQGQHEQAIKAWQKVPKSETQPYAVAQYNIGSVHEALEQDESALAAYSKVPKIDVLHYSMAQFNSAVLLHLHGNLTTALSTYQKIPASVPDQYARAQLNLGVLYQQMGHNDQAFEAWKRVSPDFPELYEVAQSYLNDEDS; from the coding sequence ATGGTCGATCAGCCTCATGCAGAGATGCAACGCTACGCCCAGGAACAGGTAGATCTTGGCGCACAATACTACGAACAGGGTCTGCTCGATCAGGCATGTGAAGCATGGGAGAAAGTACCTGAAAGTGTTCCCGATCAATACGCCATCGCGCATGTAAATATAGGCATTGTCTACGACGGTCAAGGCCAGCATGAGCAGGCCATTAAGGCATGGCAGAAGGTTCCCAAAAGTGAGACTCAGCCCTATGCCGTAGCACAGTACAATATCGGATCTGTGCACGAGGCTTTAGAGCAGGATGAGTCTGCTTTAGCGGCATACAGCAAAGTTCCTAAAATAGATGTTCTGCACTATTCCATGGCACAGTTCAATAGCGCCGTGCTCCTGCACCTGCATGGTAACCTGACCACGGCTCTAAGTACCTATCAGAAAATACCTGCCAGTGTTCCCGATCAGTATGCACGAGCACAGCTGAATTTAGGCGTTTTGTACCAGCAGATGGGGCACAATGACCAGGCTTTTGAGGCTTGGAAACGTGTTTCCCCAGATTTTCCTGAGCTCTATGAGGTGGCTCAGTCGTATCTGAACGACGAAGATTCCTAA